The genomic DNA TGAAGCCCGGGCCCTACGTGGTGCTGCCGTTTCTGCCTCCGTTTACCCTGCGGGATCTCATCGGGTATGTCGGAGATATCGCCCTGAACCCGATCAACTGGATGGTGTTCCCTATTATCGAGGTGAACGGTATTCCTTCCTTGGTCGCCCATCACAATCGGACGACCTCGTCCATCGCACAGATCGGCGGCCGGGTCGAAGAAATTCTGAACGATCGCTCGTTGAATCTGGAGAAGTTTCAGGGGGTAGAGGAAGCGACCCTTGATCTGTATACGGCAGTGAAGAACGCCTACATTCAGAAACGGCGAAACGCGATCAGGGAATAACGGTTATTCAATCACCCTGAGGTCGCGACCCACCTTCGCGAAGGCGGCGACAGCCCGCTCAAGTTGCGGGCGGGTGTGGGCTGCAGACAGCTGCAGGCGAATGCGAGCCTGTCCTTTCGGTACGACCGGATAGCTGAATCCCACCACGTAGATCCCTTCCTGTAGCAGGCGGTCGGCCATCTGTGTCGCTATCGTTGCTTCCCCCAGCATGACCGGAATAATGGGATGGGTGCCGGGCATGAGGGTGAAGCCGAGAGCGGTCAGCTGCCCCCGGAGCCAGCGGGCCTGCTCCATCAAGGTATGGCGCAGGTCGTCGCCTCGTTCCACCAACTCAATGGCCTTCAGTGCCGCTGCGGCGATGACTGGGGGCAAGCTATTCGAAAAGAGATAGGGCCGTGAGCGTTGTCGTAACAGCTCGATCAGTTCTTGCCTGCCGGTGGTAAATCCTCCGGTTGCCCCGCCCAGCGCCTTGCCAAGGGTGCTCGTGACGAGGTCGATCCGCCCGGCGACTCCGAAATGATCCGGAGTGCCGCGCCCGCCTTTCCCCAACACTCCGGTGGCATGACTGTCGTCGACGACCACGGCGGCATCGTATCGATCGGCCAGCTCCACAATGCGGTCCAGCTTCGCCAGATCGCCGTCCATTGAAAACACCCCGTCGGTCACGATCATGCGCACGCGGCTCGATGCCGATTCCCCCAGTCGTGTTTCCAACTCGGCCATGTCGGCATGGGCATAGCGCAGACGGGCGGCTTTGCAGAGCCGAATGCCGTCGATCAGGCTCGCGTGGTTCAAGGCATCGCTGATGATGGTATCCCGCTCGTCCAGCAGGGTTTCGAACAGTCCGCCGTTGGCGTCGAAGCAGGAGCTATAGAGGATGGTGTCTTCAGTGCCGAAGAAGGTGCTGATCGCCGCTTCGAGGGTTTTGTGCAGTCGTTGCGTTCCGCAGATGAATCGCACGGACGCCATGCCATACCCGAATTCTCTGAGTCCGTCGGCGGCCGCTTGCCTCACATCCGGATGATTCGCCAACCCGAGGTAATTGTTCGCGCAGAGATTGACGACGTCCCCCTGTGCCACCTGAATCTCGGTGCTCTGCGGGCTCAGGATCTGCCGTTCGGTCTTGTAGAGACCGGCGGCACGGATCTCTGCCAGTTGTTGTTCGGCGGCTTTTTTGAGCGAGGTGTAGGCCATCTTCCTCGTGAGAGGTGAAACGTCAGGTGTGAACAGGAAGCCGCAGCCTCCTCACTCATGAGTGACCTATGGAAACAGGACTACTTTGCCGCATTGGCCGGATTTGATCAATTCAAATCCTTGGGCAAAGTCTTTGAGGGGGAAGGTATGGGTGAGGACGGGGCGGATATTGAGGCCGGCTTTGAAGAGGCCGGCCAGGCGATACCAGGTGCTGAACAGGCGACGACCGGTAATCCCATGGACACGGATGCCTTTGAAGATGACCTCGTTGGCGAGGTCGCAGGTGACGGGGCCGGTGGGAATGCCGAACAGTGTGACGCGGCCGCCGTTTTTCACCGAGCGGAAGGCGTGGTGCAAGGCCGTGGGATGTCCGGACATTTCCAACGACGCATCGACGCCTTCTCCCCTCGTGATGTCGAGAATCGCTGCGGCAATGGCCTCCGGGCCGTCGGTCTTGGCGTTGAATACGTGATCGACGCCCACTTGTTTGGCCAGGCTCAGGCGGTAATCACTGACGTCGGTGGCGATAATGGTAGCGGCTCCTGCGGTGCGGGCGACGGCCGCCGCGAACAGGCCGGTCGGGCCGCAGCCGGTGATCAGAACGGTGTGGCCGGTCAAGTCTTCCACGAGGGCCGCATCGACGGCATTGCCCAAAGGTTCTTGTAGGCAAGCCAGCTCCGGCGGAATGTCCGGAGACGTCTTCCAAAGCACGGTTTCAGGGAGCACGACGTAGTCGGCAAACGAGCCATCCAGATCGACGCCGAGAATCCGGTAGTTCTTGCACACGTGGGCCTGGCCCGTGCGGCATTGAAAGCAGGCGCCGCAGGTCAGGTGCGATTCGGCTGCGACATAGTCGCCGACGCGCACGAGCGTGACATCCGCCCCGACGGCCACTACCTCGCCGCACATTTCATGTCCGATTGTCCTGGGAGGATGAATGCGGCTGTGAGCCCAGGCATCCCAGTTATAGATGTGGGCATCGGTTCCACACAGCGACGTGGCTTTGACCCGGATGACGGCCTCAGATGGGCCGGGTGTGGGATCTGGGCGATTAGTATAGGTCAGCCCCGGTTGAGCGTCGGTCTTCACGAGTGCGCGCATGGGCTCATTATAACAAGACGGTGGGAAATGCCTAGCCGAAGCGAGAACTTGCCCGGCCAGGTTAGTTTAGGCGGTTTCCTGCCTGAATGTGAGCATGCCGTTCGTCCGAATGGCGGGGGCAAAATACGGGTTGAACTGGGTAGGGCTCCTGGGTAGGATGCGATGATGCGATACACGTTCGGCAGGGTTCCGGGCCCGGCTCTCGGCGGATTTTGGCTCGTACTAGGCCTTCTGATCATGGCTGCCCAGGCCGCAGCCGGTGCCTCTCCTGCCTCGACGCCGACGCCCGCGAAGCGGTGGGCGCAATTCGAACTGGTCAGCACGGAGCCGGATGGATCCGTCCAGGTCGGCAAGGACGTCGTGCTCGGCATCACCCTTGGCGGGGTGCCCGCAGGAACCGAGTCCGTCATGGCGATCATCGAGTCTCCCGGCTTTCAGAGTCAGACGGTATCGTTGAGCGAAGACGCCGCTCCCGCGGTCTTTCAGGGCACAGCGATTCTGGAGCCCAATTCCATATTGAAGAGCCGGACCACCGTGCATCCGAAGGCCGTGCGGATTCGGGTGTCGTTCGCTCGCGCAAAAATCACGGGGCTCGAAGAGTTTCTCAAGCGTGATGTCTATGTCACGCTCGGCGACCGGCCGGTCGAAGAAGCCGAAGCCGAGGTGGTTCCCGGGCCGCCTGCCGAGAGCCCTGAAGCCGATGCCGAGGCCGTACAAAAGGCGACGGAACAGGTGATGGCGGTGAACGCGACCATCGCCGAGGAAGATCTCTTGCCCCTACCGCCTCCAGGAGAATCCAAAGCCTATTGGAAACAAGTGAGCGATTTAATCAGCCGGAACTGGAGCCGGCAGATACGCTCGATACGCCGGGCTCCCAGCAGCGAGACGGTGCGTGTGCATTTCAAGATGTATGCAAGCGGTGTGGCGCAGTTGATTCAGTTGGAGAAAGGCTCGGGAGCGCGGGATGTCAACGACGCCGGGTTGCAAACGATCATCCACGCCCATCCGTTCCCTCCGATACCGCCGGATATCAACAGCGATGTCGTCGATGTGCATGTGCGCATGCGAACG from Nitrospira sp. ND1 includes the following:
- a CDS encoding glycine C-acetyltransferase, whose amino-acid sequence is MAYTSLKKAAEQQLAEIRAAGLYKTERQILSPQSTEIQVAQGDVVNLCANNYLGLANHPDVRQAAADGLREFGYGMASVRFICGTQRLHKTLEAAISTFFGTEDTILYSSCFDANGGLFETLLDERDTIISDALNHASLIDGIRLCKAARLRYAHADMAELETRLGESASSRVRMIVTDGVFSMDGDLAKLDRIVELADRYDAAVVVDDSHATGVLGKGGRGTPDHFGVAGRIDLVTSTLGKALGGATGGFTTGRQELIELLRQRSRPYLFSNSLPPVIAAAALKAIELVERGDDLRHTLMEQARWLRGQLTALGFTLMPGTHPIIPVMLGEATIATQMADRLLQEGIYVVGFSYPVVPKGQARIRLQLSAAHTRPQLERAVAAFAKVGRDLRVIE
- a CDS encoding energy transducer TonB, with the protein product MMRYTFGRVPGPALGGFWLVLGLLIMAAQAAAGASPASTPTPAKRWAQFELVSTEPDGSVQVGKDVVLGITLGGVPAGTESVMAIIESPGFQSQTVSLSEDAAPAVFQGTAILEPNSILKSRTTVHPKAVRIRVSFARAKITGLEEFLKRDVYVTLGDRPVEEAEAEVVPGPPAESPEADAEAVQKATEQVMAVNATIAEEDLLPLPPPGESKAYWKQVSDLISRNWSRQIRSIRRAPSSETVRVHFKMYASGVAQLIQLEKGSGARDVNDAGLQTIIHAHPFPPIPPDINSDVVDVHVRMRTGAKVATRDVQMTVEKKPSKPVVPPSPKEGTAASGPAKE
- the tdh gene encoding L-threonine 3-dehydrogenase: MRALVKTDAQPGLTYTNRPDPTPGPSEAVIRVKATSLCGTDAHIYNWDAWAHSRIHPPRTIGHEMCGEVVAVGADVTLVRVGDYVAAESHLTCGACFQCRTGQAHVCKNYRILGVDLDGSFADYVVLPETVLWKTSPDIPPELACLQEPLGNAVDAALVEDLTGHTVLITGCGPTGLFAAAVARTAGAATIIATDVSDYRLSLAKQVGVDHVFNAKTDGPEAIAAAILDITRGEGVDASLEMSGHPTALHHAFRSVKNGGRVTLFGIPTGPVTCDLANEVIFKGIRVHGITGRRLFSTWYRLAGLFKAGLNIRPVLTHTFPLKDFAQGFELIKSGQCGKVVLFP